A DNA window from Borreliella spielmanii contains the following coding sequences:
- a CDS encoding DUF735 family protein produces the protein MKIPKFLKDTEIQKFIQTETEYAQKLLNELKILNSNFISIDAKENIKSRYIAIWISQVLSIFYAKTQTLQSITSNINSVIFALRHIGTDESFRLIFKAFLNVDILITTTEAGVIDISLKGAIKTNFTTFISPSTAKGKRPKKILIREQKKGYAASKKALVFNSLPKGYDHSIYAFIKEIIPIGRVLKINNKDGANIITFNN, from the coding sequence ATGAAAATACCTAAATTCTTAAAAGACACTGAAATTCAAAAATTTATACAAACAGAAACTGAATATGCACAAAAACTACTTAATGAACTTAAAATCCTTAATTCTAACTTCATATCAATTGATGCAAAAGAAAATATAAAATCAAGATATATTGCTATATGGATATCTCAAGTCTTATCAATTTTTTATGCAAAAACTCAAACTCTACAAAGTATTACAAGCAATATCAATAGTGTTATTTTTGCTTTACGTCATATTGGTACTGATGAGTCATTTAGACTGATTTTTAAGGCATTTTTAAATGTAGACATTTTAATTACTACAACTGAAGCTGGTGTTATTGATATCTCTTTAAAAGGGGCAATAAAAACAAACTTTACTACATTTATTTCACCTAGCACTGCAAAAGGTAAAAGGCCTAAAAAGATACTAATTAGAGAACAGAAAAAGGGGTACGCTGCATCTAAAAAGGCCTTAGTATTTAACTCACTTCCTAAAGGCTATGATCATTCAATTTATGCTTTTATAAAGGAAATTATTCCTATTGGTAGAGTTCTCAAAATTAATAATAAAGATGGTGCAAATATTATCACTTTTAACAATTAA